TGAGATATCAGCAAGAGGTATATGAAAAGCCTCTGACCAAGAGAATTGCCTCAAACAAGTCGCTTTAGGGTTCCCCCAGAGGTATCTGTTTGCTGATAAATTCAAGATGTTCCCTTCACACTTGTTTTGAAAAGATGTATGGAACACCTTCCTTTGTTCATATTGCATCCTTTCCAAAATCTCTACTGGGATCCCATGATTGATTACTTGAAAGAAACCCCATTTACTTGCTGCTTCAGCCATTTCTGTAATACATTTTTCTCTTTCTGGGTGTCCCCAAGATAAACGATTAATATCGATGAGCGGCAGCTCACATTCTTCCACCATTGGAAGGTTCCTGCCTTCTGTTGCCCTTACAAGACAGTCCTTGAAAAGGGTCTTGTAAGTCTCTTGAAATGGAGGATCAATCTTACCCATGAATACTGAAATTAATTTGTAAGGCTTTTTTTGGTTAGTTCATGAAGTAGAAATGAAAGTATCAGCCCAGGCATATTGAATACTCGGTACTAAACTTGAAAGATTATTCCAAAAAGAAAAAATGTATCAAAGTTACAAAGTATCAACTCATCGTATTTGCATAATTTCATAAATAAGATTTCTTCATTATCGAATTAATATGCAAGCACTAATTAATattgtaataaaattttaaaatataaattatcaaatctcaaaattatttgaatttaaataGATATCATAAAAATATAATAGGTCATGTTTTACTGACAAGAAGATATTCAAATTACTTTATATACACTTAAACACTTAAATGCATATTTGTTTTCggcctctgtaattactctataTACACTGAAATGCGTATTTGTTTCGTGAATATTTTATCAAATGCCACCCTTCAAGGGAAAATGAAAAGAagcaaaataatattttaattttagtgaaattttaaaaaatcaaagaaaggtttTTTGTTTTATTGCATTTTATGAGAAAGGAAACAATGATAATTAACTATATAAACACAAGAATGATAAAAACAAAAAATGGCAAGTCGATAattcatagttttttttttttttttccaaaagcttatagtatttttattatttttttagacgAACTTATCATAATGTGcagttttttaatatttattataacttGCTAAGTATATATTGCATACTgtaaattaataacaaaaaattattatttgtatTTCTATATTATATATGTATTATTTCCTCCGATACCAGACGGCATGGCAGTTGAGAAATTCaactattaaaattaattaatatgagatattaCATTTTGGAGTATGAAATATATAGTACGTATTTTGTTTaactaaaatttatattatatttatatattaataattaaaactgTATAATTTAAGAAGCTGATAATTACAATTAATTGTTCAAGGCTAGGGAGTAATGGTTTTTCAAAGGTTACTATATGCTCTTAATGTTATTCTAGCCTTACAAGGTGCGCCTCACTCCATTGAGATTGAAGGTCTGGTTGATGATATTAATGAGCTAGCATAGGAGTTTCAAGTGATCAATTTAACTTTGTTAAAAGATCTTGTAATGGTTTTGCTTGTATATGCTTGCTATTAAAACCTTACATGACTATTATCTTTCACTTGTAACTCTCTTATGCAGCATCTTTGGCCGGATGATTTTTCATTGCTATGAATCAAAGCAGAAACTTTAGAGGGAAAGAGGTTGGGAGGTTATCAAGCTTTCTTCTATTAAGTTGTTTCAATTAATATCACAAGTTCTAATTAGGTCTATTAATTGTGATTAATTAGTATTtaaaaatttctaatttttttttatatttcaaaaatttttttaaaaatgggaATTTGTTGAACTATTACTTTCCAAAATATCAAGTATAAAACTATTTGCcctttaaaaatgaccaaatatcaTAAACATTGAGGTTGTGCAAATAACtcaattcaatttaaaaaatGATGAAAGATTCATATTAAATCTTAATTTCTGCAAATATATTTTCAACTCGAAATGTTTAACTAGCACATTATATAAGACCTAAAACAAGCACTTTGGTATTCCTAAtttgtaattattattttattgtatCTTATGtatagtttatttttattattttaatttttaaatttacaatTTTCATTGTTTTATGTctaaataattaattcttttaattgtttaaattaataaaaaataataaataatagatAAGAGAAATTGcagtggatatatatatatatattgaattatatatttaatattacaCTAAAGCAAATGTATTTCTATTCCTCAGAAAAACAAAAAGGAGTATTTCTTCTAGAAAAGTACAATGAAAGTCatgcaaaattattatttttgagcttggaaaattattatttcttctaGAAAAGtacaatgaaaaaaaaagagtatTTCTAGAAAAGTcatgcattattattattattattattattaattattatttttcttctgATAATTGAGCTTGGACATAGAATTCAAGTCATTAATTATATTCATGCAAAATGTGtatcaaaatctgaaaatttattACCTCTGTTGTTACTGAAAGTTTATCTTCAGTGATCGTATTACTAAAATTAGCTGAACTAAATAAATTGGCACTTAACTCGAAAATCTGCCGCATATAAGTTGCTGCATCTACATATCCTGTAATTCAACAATAAGACATGGAAATACATGGCGGATCACACATGAAGAAAAtgagtaaattattattattattaaacaaaATATGATTCCTCACCTGTAATAATGATTTCATATACATATTGCTTTTCTCCTAATGTGTGTATATCTGCAACCAACATCCAAATTGAAGTGACCACATAGTCAATTTTAGTGGAAAACTCTTAAAGGACACACAGAGAAAGACAATAGAATGAAAGAAGGAATATGTGGACAAAAATTCAAATAGAAATGATAAACTAAAACATAAATTAGAATCCAAACTTAGAACAATTCAACTATTAATTTGAATTGAAGGATTATAATTGTAAAAATATGATAAGTGATCTATATTTACAACATAGCATGAGAGAATCCAAATTCAGAACAACATCTATATTTACAACATAGCACGAGAGAATCCAAATTCAGAACAACTCAAGTTTATATCTTGATTAGTTGTGTTTAGAACATATATGGGGTAAGAGCTCAACTCATAATTAAAGGGCAATCGTAAAAACATAACCTTTTCCCATTACAACACAATAAGAAAGAATCCAAATCACAATCATCATTAAGTAATTAGATATGCCACAAAGATACATGTAGGGTTTCTTTTTTTTTACTGGCGTGCACGTATAGATATGAATAAAGGGTTTGCCTTGGAATAGTGAGAGGACTTATAGAAGAGAAGAAAGGGCAAGCAAAGCACTTAGTAGAAGCAAAGGGAGAAGGCATCCAGTGATTGGGGACCGCTGCAGAACCAAGAAGGATCTGGGAACGCAAGATACCCCCACCTGCAATGTCTGGAATGGCCGGCTGAGCCAAACGTtggtagctagctagctagctacccCTTAATCTTGATGACACAATTGGTGGCAGCTTTTCCACAGTCCACGAAATGATTAACAAGAGATGGATGATGAGAAGAtgctaaaagagagaagaaaacaAAAATAATGTTGTTTTGGTTGCTAGGTTATTGCCATGAAAGCACAGAAATTATAAAAGGAGCATCGGAGATGTCAGGGAGCATACATCTTGCAAAAGGCAAGAATTATTGAAGAGTAGGACCGTTTCTTTCATCTCACAAGCATAAGAGGATATCATATATGAGGGTTCTTTATCTGGTTCTTATTCCTCCACGTTTCACCTTTGCTTTTCTATTGCTAGTTGATtaagtaaaaattaattttttttacctcAGATTAAGTAGAAATTAATTAAGCCTCATCAGTTCCATCTCCATATAACGATAGTTTTCCGTTTTTACCCATTGCTATCGCTAGTAAATGTAAGGAATTACCTTAATGAAAATAACAAAAAGAGAGTTGGAATTGGAAGGAAGTGTTATTAACAGCATCAACATCAAGGTATTGGTTGCCTTCTCCAAGTTTCACATCAAAGCATGCCCCTCAGGCCTCAGCTCTCCTGGGAGATACGTACTGAGGTGACCAATAATTGAAGTGATGGAGCTAAAAGTCTAGCATTTATAACAGATTCGCCAATGTCGGCAGTCCCcaattagtttatatatataagAGTTAAAACTACAGTACCCAAATGAATGGCATCAGATAGGGATTCGTGCAAGTCGTTCTAAGTTTGTTTTTTTCTCCATTTTATACAATTAATCATTTTAAATTGCGAATAGgtctaagttatttattgaattgTCATCAAAGTGAATATTTGATTAATcaaatgaaattaaacaaaaattttaattgtttaattttttgaCACTGTTAAATAataacaaaattaaattaaaatttaatgataaatataaaatataactaaaattgaatttcttttttaaaaaatttaaattaaatattttaatccaaCTGAATTGATTTTTATGAATTAAAAGATGAATTATATACAAATGTATAAATTTTTTAAGTGGAGGTGTATTAAATAACCTCACTGGATGCCACCTCTAGACAGGCTTAGATTCTAATTTACCAACATTGCTTATGAACCATCAGGCCTAGAGcccttctctctttttcttctttcttttcattttattttataaattacaaAAAGTATTAGGGTAAAGAATATttcagtcttttttttttttcgatttgCAAAGAATATTTCAGTCTCACTCCATCAATCCTTGCATCTTTCCCATCAAACTTGTTTATTCTTGGAGAGAACACATGGACACAGAACAGGAGGAACTGTTTGTGCTTGTATTGTATAGCTTTTTTTCTTGCATTAAATCGAGGAAACTAGCAATGATTTAATGCATTCAACCAAAAAATAATATTGATAGGAAATGACAAAGACTTGTCAAAAAGTAAAATGTAACATCACTGATAATGACAAAACAGGTTGTGCATCAATTGCATCTTGGTCGACCTTCCAAATTATTAGACTAAAACAATGCATATGCATTCTTATCATATATACATAATCAAGCCGTACGTCTGTTCCATCTTTGTCATAAGATATTATTTTGTTGTTTTTGTATGCATAAGTCGGTCAGTGGAAAAATGAGAAGGATAAGGTCTCAGCAGACAGCACGCTGATTGTATACGCTTTAAAGCATGTGAGCATAGGACCTCTACTTGGGTATGTTGGTAGCTAATTAAAGATCCTCGTTTACATGAACTGAACATGTTCAAACTAATTAAAGATCCTTGTTTGTGATCCCTGCGTATAAAATATTTATAGAGAAGTTGTATGGTATTCCACTTCCATTGTAGTGGGAGTGCAAATGAATGCCTTTTGAACTCGACTGCTGAGATTAGTTATGGAGACCTTGTAAGAATTGAGCCATGAGAACCCATTAATATGTAGCAAGAGAAAATTTTTATGAGACTTGATTGTGTTGAGAACTTAAGAGAGGATATCATTGAGTTTTAATTCAATAGTACTAGAGGAGTCTTCAGGATTGTGAGgtatgactttgaatcgaatcaaaatcaattatacaaaagaaaaaagagaggaTTGTTGTTGAAAAGAGAGGACTTTTAATCAGTTTGAGATATATATGAATATAGAGATAATTTATCATCTATTAGAggggaaaaaaagaaaatttggtgataaaaaaaatattaggaAGTAAAATAATGGCAACGGTGATTTTGGATAAACACAAAATAAAAGGCAGAATTTGATGAAATAGAAGAAACATGAAATAGAAAAGCCATAATAATTAGTAAAAGCCATATATGGACTAAAACTAAGAGAACGATAAGGCGAAGGACTTCAGTCAAACATCAATAAACTGACATATATATAAACAAAATTGaatattaagttattaatttagTAATTAAGATCTAAtgcaattttatatataaaaaattaattgaatacttatatttatatcttattataatatgaaaaaaaatttagagttaaaatcttgatttttattttaaatttttgtttgaaataaatcatttgcgataaaaaaattaattgaattttcatataattatatttaatctctatttattgaaaaataatttttttaaaagaaaaaattttaaattcctttattttaaatatgataattaattaaattaaaattttgtcaaattctgGGAGAAAATGTTTTAAGGCATAGAATTATTAAAGCTTTTATGTTGAAAACGAGTTGGGTTTACTTTCCTAACACTCTTTATAAAAAGATACAACATATCACGATCAGTCACGACTCATGCATTTGAAGATTATAAGTCAGGGATGTCGGCAACCTAAAAAATTGGCAAGGGGAGAAGtacttataataaatatatataatttattttaattgaataaaagtTTTATTATCTAAATTATATTTCATTAGAAGATGCAACAATTAATTGGTTCATGACTTTGTTATGTTAATGTATGCATGCCGAATTGCCAATTGCCATGACAAGCTTTTATATTCACTAAAAAGATTCAGATCATATtgagataaattttaaaatataattaagtcACTTCAGAAAGCCACTTTATTGTTAGTTTGAAGAAAAACAATTATTGAGATAATTATACAATAATATTTTGAATAATTTCCTATATAAAGGaggaaaaaataaattttgaatttggTATCTTATCAGATGAAAACCTAAGAATGTTGCATGTGAAGGACCAGAATAGGCTAAAAGAAGTTGAAAGGAGAGAAGCTGTAGATACAAATTGTCTTTGGCTTTTTGGAATCCATAGGCATATTCGTGAGAAGGTCAATGACAATATTGTCAGCCGCCCTACAGAAGCCACAAAGATAAAACAAAATCGGATATGCTCCCAGCACGATTCAAACACTAGAAATTAAAACAACCACCCCTACACACCTAGGCTATGTTTTCTATTTTCTAAGCAAGCCGACACTGATTTTGTTGAAGCCTGCTATACCTCTTAACAGCATCTGTAGGAAAAAATCCAATTACAGGATTGTAGTTCAAGCTCCGTACAGCCAGACTGAAACAGTCTAGCTATTGTTATAACATAAAAGGTTGGTAACTGATCCTCATGCACTCCCCTAACATAATTCCAGATTAACCAAGTAACACAACCTCATACCAAGTATGTGCTCAATCCTACACATAAAAAATGATACAACTAATAAGTTAATTCTATTCTGTTGTGCACTGCGGAAGCGTACAaactgcaaaaaaataaaataaatacacaaaACAACAATATTTACGTAGTTCACCATTTTCATATAAGGCTACATCCACGAGCATGCTATTTTCCACTATcaacaataaataatcaattacaAACTCAAACTATACTACTCATaaatccaattacacccaagagaatccATACTAcagtaaatatattatttagtccaTCTCAATCTTATCTAGACATAAATCAATACATTTATTATTATAACTGCTACACCACAAATGGTATCTTCAACTACATTGGCAAGAGTCCTCTCATCAATAGACAAAAATTCATTTCTTTTGAATTCTATGCCCTTTCTCTACTTTAGGTTGAAACCTCTTTCCCTCTATGGGACTGCAATGGACAGGAGCCCCTCATCAATGAACaaagccactctcttcaatgggcaaagCCGCTCCCTATGGGAGAAACCAAATAACCTTTTTACTATTCTCCTATTTATAATGTCAATTCTCTCAATTTTAATCTCATTGGGAGTCTCacacaatttaaaaataacactgaaataagagttctactcaatataggaaatattccttTATCTTATTGAGCAATATTTCTCCCACTAAAATTAGAAAAAAGTCTCTCCAAATCtcactaggattttgagtcataattctaacaatctccatGTTGACTCAAAATCTATCAACTATTGCATACCTCAAATTCTTTAGTGTTATCAAATCATCAAATCTCCATGCTTGAACTTGAATCCTTCGAATCTTCATtctttaatcttcatcttgggtgtaacttgtTTCTTTTTTCAGAAAATCTTCGAGTCATCAACTTTCTTGATTTAGCATTAAGAGCTCCACCTTAAATTTAACTCTCCATCGTCACCATTATTGTATGTACGACTTTCTATATATTTATAGCAGCTCCACCTTCAACCAAACTCATCAAGATCATCTccacgctctgataccaatttgtcgtGCACTTCAAAAGCGTGTCAActgtaaagaaataaagcaaacacacAAAACAATAATATTTACCTGATTCACCCTTTTCACATAGGGCTATATCCATaggcatgccatcttccactatcaacaATAAATAATTAATTCCAATTTCAAACTATACTACCCATAAATCCAATTATATCTAAGAGAACCCACACtacagtaaatatattagttattcCCTCTCAGTTCCCTCTAAACAtaacctaatatatttactattttaactgCTACACCACAAAGGGCATTTTTAACTGCATGGGCAAGAGCCTTCTCATCAATAGACAAGAATtcattcctcttgaattctatgcccTTTCTCCACTTTAGGCCAAAACCTTTTTCCCTCCATGGGGCTACAATGGGCAGGAGCCCCTCATCAATGGACAAAACCACTCTCGATGGGCAAAGCTACTCTCTTCAATAGGCAAAGCCGCTCCTTATGGGTGAAACCAAATAACTTTTCTactattttcttatttatagtgtaAATTTCCTCAATtctaatctgattaggagtcccactcaattttagaataacactaaaataagagttctagtCAATATAAGGAATATTTCTCCAtcttattgaggaatatttctcctactcaaattagaaaaaggtCTCTCCAAATTTTACTAGgattttgaatcataattttaACATATTCAAAGCTCTTGTTAATCACGTATTCAAAGAAGACAAGAAGTTAAAACTGTATTCTTTAGGTATAAATAGAAATATAAGTAATCAACTGTATACAGGACACGTGAAATGAAAGGCCAACACAAGATGTTACTCATCATCCTTGTATGGGTTCTCTTCTGGAACTTGCTTTAGAAGTTTCACCTGCAACTCGAATGCATCATCCCCTCGAAGCATATCACGAGCCCATGTCACTTCAGTCTTCATTGACACCTAAAACCAAAACATTACATGAATCTCTACTTGTGGGGCAAAAGAGTAGAGGAAAATAAGTGATGTTTAAATTGTTATAATCTTACCTTTTCAagtgaaaaaaagaagaaaatatttAGGTCAGAGCATTATTTGCATAATCTTAAGCTGGTTCAATCCAAGCAACAGACATATTATCTTTCCCAACTGATAAGAACACCAATACTTACTGCCTGGTACAAACATTAATCTACTGTATCAAGGGAAAACTTAGAACGGAAGCTTCTTAAAAAAACTGCACCTTCCATCTAATAGAGGATCAAAATGATACTCAGCACTTTAAATAAAAGGAAACTACAGTCACCAGCACTATATTCAATCACTAGATAACTTTTGATTAGAAGTTGACGAAATTTCACCAAGTTCGCATTTTTATCCTTAAGTGATGCTATTAATGTAATAAAGAATTATTATTATCATCCAACGAAACCTGAACTGGATAGTTTACTTGATAAAAATACTACTAAATGCAAGGCATGTACAAGACGAAGTTTCTACTGTTATATGGCCATGTATTCtgccagttaaaaaaaaaatcacaaaattGAGAGAGGGGGATGGGGTGGAAGAGAGTCCAAAGGGGAAGATGGAAATGTGTCTTGGAAGAGAAAGACACTCACCATCTCCAGTGCCCCTCTAATGACTCCACTTAAAATGTTGCAGTAGTATAGGCCTTGACATGTATCAGGAAGCTCAACAGAGTCTACCAAGGGATTATCCTCCAAAACCATACTGCAACATGTCCCTTCAGCATCCCAATTGGTCACAGATGCACTCAACCCTAGGAACATTTTGAAACCCACCTGTATAACAGCCATTTACAATATCAAAAGGTTCTATTCCATGATGTTAAAGAGAAACTGAAATATAATTTGACTTTACAAATGAATGTCCAATGGCCAACAATACACCAATTAGACACTTGCTGAAAGAAAGCAAAAAAATCAAGGTAGTCAAAAGCATAAGGTACAATCAAAATGATGCATCACTCCATTGCTTAAGTGCAAAGTGCAAAAA
The Hevea brasiliensis isolate MT/VB/25A 57/8 chromosome 15, ASM3005281v1, whole genome shotgun sequence genome window above contains:
- the LOC110653650 gene encoding uncharacterized protein LOC110653650, whose product is MAPGVPRSGDAMFASVEHVNVEIFTLTYGAIVRQLLADLEEVEEVNKQLEQMGYNIGIRLVDEFLAKCNVLRCVDFRETAEVIAKVGFKMFLGLSASVTNWDAEGTCCSMVLEDNPLVDSVELPDTCQGLYYCNILSGVIRGALEMVSMKTEVTWARDMLRGDDAFELQVKLLKQVPEENPYKDDE